Proteins encoded within one genomic window of Apis mellifera strain DH4 linkage group LG1, Amel_HAv3.1, whole genome shotgun sequence:
- the LOC102655530 gene encoding uncharacterized protein LOC102655530 yields the protein MLNLSARKAKSLNDIFEVFKKGDYAESRVSFNEEIIKEHFKKLNQAKKDIFLSLGNDLQSKDEESDSNISDMDERNEEKELKKLKESKDSLNEDDRVKRDSRIDFVNRKLKKKKKRILSMIDVFLSFNFIAPMTIGFWRGTWTLMDIYKDKFPELFIFFMGFLVHVNFTIMKNFIHAHIVKIWKKKTWLSKIYCKSFQILYTYIFGIACNMHWKGSWAIFDYFFLNHIWLIVGVSILVTISLMFLRSFRNVIAPPLVIAVDKLIFVFYFPTRFKLVS from the exons atgttaaatttgaGCGCGAGGAAGGCAAAGAGTTTGAATGACATTTTTGAAGTGTTCAAAAAGGGCGATTATGCCGAGTCGAGGGTGTCTTTTAACGAGGAGATTATTAaggaacattttaaaaaattaaatcaggcaaaaaaggatatttttctttctctgggAAACGATCTACAATCGAAAGATGAAGAAAGTGATTCGAATATTAGTGATATGGACGAGAGGAACGAAGAGAAGgagttgaaaaaattgaaagaatcgaaagattCTTTGAACGAAGATGATCGAGTAAAGAGAGATTCTAgg ATCGATTTTGTCaatcgaaaattgaagaagaagaagaaacgaattttatcGATGATCGATGTTTTTctgtcatttaattttattgctcCGATGACCATCGGCTTTTGGAGAGGAACATGGACGTTGATGGacatttataaagataa GTTTCCTGAattgttcatattttttatgggTTTTCTGGTGCacgtaaattttacaattatgaaaaatttcatacacGCTCATATCgttaaaatatggaaaaaaaaaacctggCTGAGCAAGATCTATTGCAAGAGCTTCCAAATTCTGTACACATATATCTTTGGAATTGCTTGCAATATGCATTGGAAAGGTTCCTGGGCTATTTTCGATTACTTCTTCTTGAATCATATTTG GTTAATCGTAGGCGTCAGTATACTCGTAACGATAAGCTTGATGTTTTTACGATCCTTTCGAAATGTTATTGCACCTCCACTGGTAATTGCAGTGGACAAACTCATCTTCGTTTTCTACTTTCCAACAAGATTTAAATTggtaagttaa
- the LOC551280 gene encoding uncharacterized protein LOC551280 isoform X2, whose translation MMSGATRLDQDWMRMVELRGGTGMTSGLSGRSSSRLHYTILTILDTVFSATVAAPAVVGYWRGTWGLSDVYVYPEDRVFSSLTSIVIGFVGLYAFNVSQNVLNELLHPDKHRLSYYVGSRLYTAVFGFCCVNAWRGAWQALDQYTEHTASTVFATTIVSLLALAIMRAVRNISAPPFSLCLDSCPGYFEVQTMFRVNAIGYVIVTMTFSLQPLMRYACARLQGLARLIVADCFLLLSFLGTVNVWRGIWNVLDLWLVPDNQEMSCWITHVGCFVFLVLLNCSNSILVRGVYIDAEEDDGKCVVFPCHYLRLFFKVEREKKEARRQNLLVASKDFRPRADGNPKDAENGALLPNSTATTILPTNPESLV comes from the exons ATGATGAGCGGTGCGACTAGGCTCGATCAGGATTGGATGAGAATGGTCGAGTTACGAGGTGGCACCGGAATGACGAGCGGACTGAGCGGTCGGTCATCGAGTCGTCTCCATTACACGATACTCACGATTTTGGACACGGTATTCTCAGCCACTGTGGCCGCACCCGCGGTGGTCGGCTACTGGAGAGGCACCTGGGGTTTGAGCGACGTCTACGTATATCCGGAGGATCGGGTGTTCAGCAGTTTGACCTCGATAGTGATCGGTTTTGTAGGGTTGTACGCGTTCAACGTCTCCCAGAACGTTCTGAACGAGCTTCTACACCCGGACAAGCACAGATTGTCGTACTACGTCGGGTCGAGGTTGTACACGGCCGTTTTCGGCTTTTGCTGCGTAAATGCGTGGCGTGGCGCGTGGCAGGCCCTCGACCAGTACACGGAACACACGGCGAGCACGGTTTTCGCCACCACCATTGTTAGTCTTCTCGCGTTGGCGATCATGCGTGCCGTGAGGAACATTTCCGCGCCACCGTTCTCGCTTTGCTTGGATTCATGTCCGGGATACTTCGAAGTGCAGACCATGTTCCGAGTGAAC GCCATCGGATACGTGATAGTGACAATGACGTTTTCTCTGCAACCATTGATGCGATACGCGTGCGCTCGTCTTCAAGGCTTGGCCCGTTTAATAGTGGCGGATTGTTTCCTGCTGCTCAGCTTCCTGGGAACGGTGAACGTTTGGCGTGGTATCTGGAACGTGTTGGATCTGTGGCTGGTGCCTGACAATCAAGAAATGTCCTGCTGGATCACCCACGTCGGATGCTTCGTTTTCCTCGTGCTTCTCAACTGCAGCAACTCGATCCTCGTCCGCGGCGTTTACATCGACGCCGAGGAGGATGATGGCAAGTGCGTCGTGTTTCCTTGCCATTATCTTCGATTGTTCTTCAAG GTCGAACGCGAGAAGAAGGAAGCGAGACGACAAAACTTGCTGGTGGCCTCGAAGGATTTCCGCCCACGAGCAGACGGAAATCCCAAAGACGCGGAGAACGGGGCACTTTTACCGAACAGCACCGCCACCACTATCCTACCGACGAATCCCGAATCTCTCGTCTAA
- the LOC551280 gene encoding uncharacterized protein LOC551280 isoform X1 has product MMSGATRLDQDWMRMVELRGGTGMTSGLSGRSSSRLHYTILTILDTVFSATVAAPAVVGYWRGTWGLSDVYVYPEDRVFSSLTSIVIGFVGLYAFNVSQNVLNELLHPDKHRLSYYVGSRLYTAVFGFCCVNAWRGAWQALDQYTEHTASTVFATTIVSLLALAIMRAVRNISAPPFSLCLDSCPGYFEVQTMFRVNNTRDWSLYLLDCAFSVGVVGTLVVFVWRGVWILFDLYLFPDDHEYSAIGSLAIGYVIVTMTFSLQPLMRYACARLQGLARLIVADCFLLLSFLGTVNVWRGIWNVLDLWLVPDNQEMSCWITHVGCFVFLVLLNCSNSILVRGVYIDAEEDDGKCVVFPCHYLRLFFKVEREKKEARRQNLLVASKDFRPRADGNPKDAENGALLPNSTATTILPTNPESLV; this is encoded by the exons ATGATGAGCGGTGCGACTAGGCTCGATCAGGATTGGATGAGAATGGTCGAGTTACGAGGTGGCACCGGAATGACGAGCGGACTGAGCGGTCGGTCATCGAGTCGTCTCCATTACACGATACTCACGATTTTGGACACGGTATTCTCAGCCACTGTGGCCGCACCCGCGGTGGTCGGCTACTGGAGAGGCACCTGGGGTTTGAGCGACGTCTACGTATATCCGGAGGATCGGGTGTTCAGCAGTTTGACCTCGATAGTGATCGGTTTTGTAGGGTTGTACGCGTTCAACGTCTCCCAGAACGTTCTGAACGAGCTTCTACACCCGGACAAGCACAGATTGTCGTACTACGTCGGGTCGAGGTTGTACACGGCCGTTTTCGGCTTTTGCTGCGTAAATGCGTGGCGTGGCGCGTGGCAGGCCCTCGACCAGTACACGGAACACACGGCGAGCACGGTTTTCGCCACCACCATTGTTAGTCTTCTCGCGTTGGCGATCATGCGTGCCGTGAGGAACATTTCCGCGCCACCGTTCTCGCTTTGCTTGGATTCATGTCCGGGATACTTCGAAGTGCAGACCATGTTCCGAGTGAAC AACACAAGGGACTGGTCGTTGTACTTACTGGATTGTGCCTTCAGCGTTGGAGTGGTTGGTACTTTGGTTGTGTTCGTTTGGAGAGGTGTTTGGATACTATTCGATCTCTATCTTTTCCCTGACGATCACGAGTATTCAGCTATTGGATCTCTC GCCATCGGATACGTGATAGTGACAATGACGTTTTCTCTGCAACCATTGATGCGATACGCGTGCGCTCGTCTTCAAGGCTTGGCCCGTTTAATAGTGGCGGATTGTTTCCTGCTGCTCAGCTTCCTGGGAACGGTGAACGTTTGGCGTGGTATCTGGAACGTGTTGGATCTGTGGCTGGTGCCTGACAATCAAGAAATGTCCTGCTGGATCACCCACGTCGGATGCTTCGTTTTCCTCGTGCTTCTCAACTGCAGCAACTCGATCCTCGTCCGCGGCGTTTACATCGACGCCGAGGAGGATGATGGCAAGTGCGTCGTGTTTCCTTGCCATTATCTTCGATTGTTCTTCAAG GTCGAACGCGAGAAGAAGGAAGCGAGACGACAAAACTTGCTGGTGGCCTCGAAGGATTTCCGCCCACGAGCAGACGGAAATCCCAAAGACGCGGAGAACGGGGCACTTTTACCGAACAGCACCGCCACCACTATCCTACCGACGAATCCCGAATCTCTCGTCTAA